From Parasphaerochaeta coccoides DSM 17374, a single genomic window includes:
- a CDS encoding carbohydrate ABC transporter permease — protein sequence MSKSLRMSRITTKTVIYIACFFLAVLSIFPFWVMFMNATRSTYEIQQSSVALLPSRFFFSNLKILLGKSFNPLVGFLNSLTISAGATFFSVYFSSLTAYALVAYSWKMRQPFFTVIMCVLMIPAQVSSIGFYQFMYSLRLTNNFLPLILPAIASPAMVFFMRQYLMGALSLDIVSSARIDGAGEFYIFNRIVLPIMIPALATQAIFSFVASWNNLFLPLILLTDKTKYTMPIMVSLLRGDIYKTEFGSVYLGLSLTVLPLFIIYFLLSKYIISGVALGALKE from the coding sequence ATGAGCAAGTCACTAAGAATGTCCCGTATCACGACCAAGACAGTAATATACATTGCCTGCTTCTTCCTGGCAGTGCTAAGCATATTCCCCTTCTGGGTGATGTTCATGAATGCTACGCGAAGCACGTATGAAATACAGCAAAGCTCTGTGGCATTATTGCCTTCCCGGTTTTTTTTCAGCAATCTCAAGATATTGCTCGGCAAAAGTTTCAATCCACTGGTCGGGTTTCTGAATTCATTGACCATCTCCGCCGGAGCTACTTTCTTTTCCGTATATTTCTCATCCCTTACCGCATACGCTCTTGTCGCTTATAGCTGGAAGATGAGGCAGCCGTTCTTTACGGTCATCATGTGTGTGCTGATGATTCCCGCGCAGGTATCGAGCATAGGATTCTATCAGTTCATGTACAGCTTGCGACTGACCAATAATTTCTTGCCTCTGATACTGCCGGCGATAGCTTCACCCGCAATGGTCTTTTTCATGCGTCAGTACCTCATGGGAGCTTTGTCGCTTGACATAGTAAGCTCCGCCAGGATTGACGGGGCGGGCGAGTTCTATATCTTCAACAGGATAGTCCTGCCAATTATGATACCGGCGCTCGCTACCCAGGCAATCTTCTCCTTCGTGGCCAGTTGGAACAATCTTTTCCTTCCATTAATCCTGCTTACGGACAAGACGAAGTACACCATGCCAATCATGGTGAGTCTTCTCAGGGGTGATATCTACAAGACGGAATTTGGCTCGGTGTATCTGGGACTTTCCCTGACGGTACTGCCTTTGTTCATCATTTACTTCCTATTGTCAAAGTACATCATATCCGGTGTTGCACTGGGAGCTTTGAAGGAATGA
- a CDS encoding carbohydrate ABC transporter permease yields MRQKGINYAKYGYYFSIPFVLIFLLFSLYPLIYTIIIGFTDLRGIGRTAFSFLEDPFQNFKLILANPSFRKSLSNTFLIWIMNFIPQILLALLLTAWFTNNSLKVRGQGAFKVLFYMPNIITAATIAILFNSLFGYPKGPVNDLLMMLGLSDSPIYFLVQKWTARGIVGFIQFWMWYGNTMIILIAGVLGINPTLFEAAEIDGASAPQIFFRITLPNLRTILLYTLVTSLIGGMQMFDIPRLFLLGGPDNATLTTSVFIYNQAFSGSYLYNRASAASMIMFILIMILSGILFLIMRDKDAARRRKEKKAMMRSMKTIREVEV; encoded by the coding sequence ATGAGGCAAAAAGGCATCAATTATGCAAAGTATGGTTATTATTTTTCCATCCCATTCGTACTTATATTTCTTCTTTTTTCCCTGTATCCACTTATTTATACTATCATCATCGGCTTCACTGATCTCCGGGGCATAGGCCGGACGGCGTTTTCCTTTCTTGAAGACCCGTTTCAGAATTTCAAGTTGATTCTTGCCAATCCATCTTTCAGGAAATCCTTATCCAACACCTTTCTTATCTGGATTATGAATTTCATTCCACAGATACTGCTTGCGCTTTTGCTCACCGCATGGTTCACAAACAACAGCCTCAAGGTGAGAGGGCAGGGTGCGTTCAAGGTCTTGTTCTATATGCCGAACATCATCACGGCAGCTACGATAGCAATTCTTTTCAATTCCCTGTTCGGTTATCCCAAAGGACCGGTCAATGACCTGCTTATGATGCTGGGACTGAGTGACAGTCCGATATATTTCCTTGTCCAAAAATGGACTGCCCGCGGCATCGTCGGATTCATCCAGTTCTGGATGTGGTACGGTAATACGATGATAATACTCATAGCGGGAGTGCTGGGCATCAATCCCACATTGTTCGAAGCCGCGGAAATCGACGGGGCTTCAGCGCCTCAGATTTTCTTCCGCATAACACTTCCTAACCTGCGCACGATTCTGCTTTATACCTTGGTCACCAGTCTGATCGGGGGCATGCAGATGTTCGATATTCCCAGGCTTTTCCTCCTTGGAGGGCCTGACAACGCAACGCTCACCACAAGTGTCTTCATCTACAATCAGGCTTTCAGTGGAAGTTACCTGTACAACAGAGCCTCCGCTGCCAGCATGATTATGTTCATCCTTATCATGATTCTGTCCGGTATCCTTTTCCTTATAATGAGGGACAAGGATGCAGCCCGGCGCAGGAAGGAGAAGAAGGCCATGATGAGAAGCATGAAAACCATACGGGAGGTTGAGGTATGA
- a CDS encoding ABC transporter substrate-binding protein, which translates to MKKKVVFFVCLLLMACISIQVFAGGSAEKSAAPGKQVINLWSFTDEVPKMLDKYLALHPEFPYEIKTTIIATTDGAYQPALDMALTGGSADAPDIYTAEAAFVLKYTKGDAAHLAASYKDLGIDVDRLLKESDIAQYTVDIGTNPNGQLVALGYQATGGAFIYRRSIAKAVWGTDDPSVIKTKVGPGWDQFLKAAAELKAKGYGIVSGDGDVWHAVENSSEKGWIVDGKLYIDPLREQFLDISKALKDNGWHSDSQDWTDAWFADMKDAGQQKVLGFFGPAWLINYVMAGNSGGSKPGEGTYGDWAVCEPPVGFFWGGTWILANKNSKVKDAVGDIIEWITLDSSNTGLQYYWATGTLAGPGGTKDTVASGTVMKKADGALPFLGGQNMFDVFIPAGTFATGKNLTQYDETINNYWRGQVREYTAGNKSRAKAIADFKQQVADNLDIIVN; encoded by the coding sequence ATGAAGAAAAAAGTGGTTTTTTTCGTATGCTTGCTGCTGATGGCTTGCATCAGTATCCAAGTGTTTGCGGGTGGATCTGCTGAGAAAAGCGCGGCTCCAGGAAAACAGGTGATCAATCTGTGGAGTTTTACTGATGAAGTTCCCAAGATGCTGGACAAGTACCTTGCGCTTCATCCTGAGTTCCCGTATGAGATTAAAACAACGATTATCGCCACGACGGACGGTGCCTACCAGCCGGCCTTGGACATGGCTTTGACCGGCGGCAGCGCCGATGCTCCCGATATCTATACGGCTGAGGCTGCTTTCGTGTTGAAGTATACGAAAGGTGATGCGGCTCACTTGGCGGCCTCTTACAAGGATCTCGGCATTGATGTTGACCGCCTGCTGAAAGAATCCGATATCGCCCAATATACTGTCGATATCGGCACTAATCCAAATGGACAACTAGTGGCTTTGGGCTATCAGGCGACAGGCGGTGCATTCATCTATCGTCGTTCCATAGCGAAAGCAGTCTGGGGTACGGATGATCCGTCCGTAATCAAGACAAAGGTCGGCCCAGGTTGGGATCAGTTCCTCAAAGCTGCCGCGGAACTCAAGGCAAAGGGTTATGGTATTGTATCTGGAGATGGTGATGTCTGGCACGCGGTTGAGAACAGTTCAGAGAAAGGCTGGATTGTCGATGGCAAGCTGTACATCGATCCTCTGCGCGAGCAGTTCCTTGATATCTCCAAGGCTCTTAAGGACAATGGCTGGCACAGTGATTCCCAAGACTGGACGGACGCATGGTTCGCGGACATGAAGGACGCTGGACAACAGAAGGTTCTGGGCTTCTTCGGCCCGGCATGGCTGATTAACTATGTGATGGCCGGTAACTCCGGTGGTTCGAAGCCTGGTGAAGGGACGTATGGGGATTGGGCGGTATGTGAGCCTCCTGTCGGATTCTTCTGGGGTGGTACGTGGATTCTTGCCAATAAGAACAGCAAGGTCAAGGACGCGGTCGGGGACATCATAGAATGGATCACTCTTGACAGCTCCAATACCGGTCTCCAGTATTACTGGGCAACCGGCACTCTCGCAGGACCTGGCGGAACCAAGGATACGGTTGCTTCCGGTACTGTGATGAAGAAGGCTGACGGCGCACTCCCGTTCCTGGGCGGTCAGAACATGTTTGATGTATTTATTCCCGCAGGGACATTCGCCACAGGCAAGAACCTGACGCAATATGATGAGACAATCAACAATTACTGGCGTGGACAGGTCCGTGAATATACCGCGGGCAACAAGAGTCGCGCCAAGGCGATTGCAGACTTCAAGCAGCAGGTCGCGGACAATCTTGACATCATAGTCAACTAG
- a CDS encoding glycoside hydrolase family 52 protein — translation MDTCVQQKNAKDHYAQHGMWGAYSSFVIGRANNGGGFVTGDVQPPGRNVYMGYKLGNEEPVLLPFVTERNEGLDSTAYKDDSTHDTDESTPKQMRMRRFTTFPMEQVERTTTLGGETWHAGILTVSIRSFFGPVPDPATTSMEDFRLSACPALLVEFCLDNTDGQDEAVGYFGLQGIRRPLSDATDGRLSGMAAGVKYGFATFPEDNVVEIMDWKSVDAAFNESLQLRRLAREGGLRFHVPPGVKRTFTIALGVYEDGVVTTGLPMRRYYTALFKDLEEVLEFALENKIQMLARSVAMDELLDSSPLTEMQKIIVAASTHAYCANTELLLDDTGAPVFVVNEGEYQMMNTLDLTVDQAFYELIFSPWTVRNELDFLQRQSLYRDAYGIAFSHDQGGADCFTPQGRSVYELSGLVDCFSYMSYEETLNWMLTACLYSYNANDTVWAADNKKVLILAMDSLIARDANGDGIMDVDSDLCEGGAEITTYDSLDISLGQARNNLYLAVKAWGAFVSISSFFERAGDKENSLRAQDAAKKISRTVSACFIEDEKFIPAVFEGGNRSRIIPAVEGMIYPFFTGASPVVLPDGPYGEFISLLRTHLLTVLKPGICLDSISGGWKLSSTSRNTWLSKIFLNQFIAEQILELPQELIRRDEHHWKWQFTGSAGTGMTDQVDSSTGRDMGSRFYPRLVTSILWLVPCGLFTGLKMPKHHER, via the coding sequence ATGGATACATGTGTGCAACAGAAAAACGCTAAAGATCATTATGCCCAGCATGGAATGTGGGGAGCCTATTCTTCCTTTGTCATCGGACGCGCAAACAATGGGGGCGGTTTTGTGACGGGAGATGTGCAGCCGCCCGGACGGAATGTGTACATGGGCTATAAGCTTGGCAATGAGGAACCTGTGCTGCTGCCATTCGTGACGGAAAGAAACGAGGGCCTGGACAGCACTGCCTACAAGGATGACAGTACCCACGACACTGATGAATCCACCCCGAAGCAAATGCGCATGCGCAGGTTCACGACATTTCCCATGGAGCAGGTCGAAAGAACCACCACTTTAGGCGGTGAGACATGGCATGCAGGTATCCTGACAGTCTCCATCCGTTCTTTTTTCGGGCCAGTGCCAGATCCTGCCACGACATCCATGGAGGACTTTCGTCTTTCCGCTTGTCCGGCTTTGCTGGTGGAGTTTTGTCTGGACAATACAGATGGACAAGATGAGGCAGTGGGGTATTTCGGTTTGCAGGGCATCCGCAGACCGCTTTCCGATGCGACTGATGGACGTCTGTCCGGGATGGCAGCGGGCGTGAAATATGGTTTCGCCACTTTTCCAGAAGATAATGTCGTTGAAATCATGGACTGGAAATCCGTTGATGCTGCTTTCAATGAAAGCCTTCAGCTCAGGCGGCTTGCGCGGGAAGGAGGGCTCAGATTCCATGTCCCTCCGGGGGTAAAACGGACATTCACCATTGCTCTTGGCGTCTATGAGGATGGCGTAGTGACCACAGGATTGCCGATGCGCAGATATTATACCGCTCTTTTCAAAGACCTTGAGGAAGTTCTTGAATTTGCGCTTGAAAATAAGATACAGATGCTTGCCCGTTCAGTCGCCATGGATGAGTTGCTTGATTCTTCCCCTTTGACCGAGATGCAGAAAATCATCGTTGCGGCCTCGACGCATGCATATTGTGCCAATACCGAGCTGCTTCTTGATGACACGGGAGCACCGGTATTCGTTGTCAATGAAGGCGAGTACCAGATGATGAACACGCTCGATCTTACCGTTGACCAGGCATTCTATGAGCTGATTTTCTCTCCGTGGACCGTGCGCAATGAGCTGGACTTTCTCCAGCGACAGTCGCTGTACAGGGATGCGTATGGCATTGCGTTCTCCCATGACCAGGGGGGAGCTGACTGCTTCACTCCCCAGGGAAGGTCCGTTTATGAACTGTCCGGTCTTGTCGATTGTTTCAGCTACATGAGCTATGAGGAAACTCTCAACTGGATGCTGACGGCTTGTCTCTATTCCTATAACGCCAATGACACCGTATGGGCGGCGGACAATAAGAAGGTTCTGATACTCGCCATGGATTCCTTGATTGCACGGGATGCAAATGGAGATGGCATCATGGACGTGGACAGCGATCTCTGTGAAGGTGGCGCGGAAATCACGACCTATGACTCCCTTGATATAAGTCTGGGTCAGGCGCGTAACAATCTTTATCTTGCAGTGAAAGCCTGGGGCGCGTTCGTCAGCATTTCATCATTTTTTGAACGTGCCGGGGACAAGGAAAATTCCCTACGGGCGCAGGATGCCGCCAAGAAGATTTCACGGACGGTCAGCGCATGTTTCATCGAGGATGAGAAGTTCATTCCAGCTGTTTTCGAGGGAGGCAACCGATCGCGTATCATACCGGCAGTCGAAGGCATGATTTACCCATTCTTTACCGGGGCGTCTCCCGTTGTCCTTCCTGACGGGCCATACGGGGAATTTATCAGTCTCCTGAGAACCCATCTGCTAACCGTCCTGAAACCTGGCATCTGTCTGGATTCCATCAGCGGAGGATGGAAGCTTTCATCTACAAGTCGCAATACATGGTTGAGCAAGATTTTCCTCAATCAGTTTATTGCGGAACAGATACTGGAACTGCCCCAGGAGCTGATTCGCCGGGACGAGCATCATTGGAAATGGCAGTTCACAGGAAGCGCAGGCACCGGTATGACCGACCAAGTGGATTCTTCCACAGGCAGGGATATGGGCTCACGTTTCTATCCACGTTTGGTGACATCAATCCTGTGGTTGGTCCCGTGTGGTTTGTTTACAGGTCTCAAGATGCCGAAGCATCATGAAAGATAG
- a CDS encoding response regulator transcription factor: protein MKKFIIVDDHPLYRKGVSLLIEQRLGLECVGESSTVAEATDMIAKTLPYLAIIDISLQNGSGLDLVSSARTSWPALKILVLSMHDENLYGERAVRSGAKGYVMKHETPERLIDAITDVLAGRLAISDNLRNRLVENISSGLRSSIDPRIALTNRELEIFSLIGKGYGASDIATRLNLSVKTINAHQDRMKNRLGLLTAGELRRLAFDWIAGNI, encoded by the coding sequence ATGAAAAAGTTCATAATTGTAGATGACCATCCATTGTACAGGAAAGGGGTCAGCCTTCTCATAGAGCAGAGGCTGGGCCTGGAATGTGTCGGGGAATCTTCCACCGTGGCGGAAGCAACGGATATGATTGCGAAGACCCTCCCATATCTGGCAATAATCGACATTTCCCTACAGAACGGAAGCGGACTTGACCTCGTTTCCAGCGCCAGGACTTCCTGGCCTGCGCTCAAGATACTTGTTCTTTCGATGCATGATGAAAATTTATATGGTGAACGGGCTGTCCGTTCGGGCGCGAAGGGATATGTCATGAAACATGAAACACCTGAAAGGCTTATTGATGCCATAACCGATGTCCTTGCGGGACGGCTGGCAATCAGTGACAATCTTCGCAATCGTCTCGTAGAGAATATTTCATCCGGACTGAGATCTTCCATAGATCCCCGGATTGCGCTCACCAATCGTGAATTGGAAATCTTTTCCCTCATCGGCAAAGGCTACGGCGCTTCGGATATCGCTACCCGGCTGAATCTCTCCGTAAAGACCATCAATGCCCACCAGGACAGGATGAAAAACCGTCTGGGACTCCTTACGGCAGGAGAACTGCGCCGGCTTGCGTTCGACTGGATTGCCGGAAATATCTGA